From a region of the Primulina eburnea isolate SZY01 chromosome 7, ASM2296580v1, whole genome shotgun sequence genome:
- the LOC140835651 gene encoding miraculin-like: MKNLIFIATLLIFMLNTSDNVISAEAQDEKADPVLDWEGNELTTGNRYYVLSVFRPGGGVTIYPRANKKCTNRVAQLVFGNGLPVTFAYGGTDPENVVRESTDLTISFPFGTFLFPTEWKVDEYDADAEQYFVTAGESDSNGTSINSWFQIRKESGDLGYRFFSCPKVCESCAKICTKVGIYLDEDGVRHFALNGNFRSSTFTFRKFEESTNSNLLEA; the protein is encoded by the coding sequence ATGAAGAATCTCATCTTCATTGCCACTCTCCTAATTTTCATGCTCAACACTTCTGATAATGTAATCAGTGCAGAAGCTCAGGACGAAAAAGCTGATCCGGTGCTGGACTGGGAAGGTAACGAGCTTACGACAGGAAACAGGTACTACGTACTTTCGGTTTTTCGCCCCGGCGGTGGCGTCACTATTTACCCCAGGGCCAATAAAAAATGTACAAATCGGGTCGCCCAACTAGTATTCGGAAACGGGCTCCCGGTAACCTTCGCCTATGGCGGAACCGACCCGGAAAACGTAGTCCGTGAATCTACTGACCTAACGATCTCCTTTCCGTTTGGAACCTTTTTATTTCCGACCGAGTGGAAAGTGGACGAGTACGACGCAGACGCCGAGCAATACTTTGTGACAGCGGGTGAGAGTGATTCGAACGGAACTAGTATTAACTCGTGGTTCCAGATTCGGAAAGAGTCGGGGGATCTTGGTTACAGGTTTTTTTCCTGCCCCAAGGTTTGCGAATcatgcgcgaagatatgcaCCAAAGTTGGGATCTACTTGGACGAAGACGGAGTCAGGCACTTTGCTCTGAATGGAAATTTCCGTTCCAGTACTTTTACGTTTAGAAAGTTCGAAGAATCAACGAACAGTAATCTTTTGGAAGCTTGA